One part of the Leptolyngbya sp. FACHB-261 genome encodes these proteins:
- a CDS encoding ATP-dependent RecD-like DNA helicase: protein MASYRTEPESSAAPSPEVRTQPLEVLQGVVERLTYHSAENGYTVARLQVRGVRELTTIVGNFPNIQAGQTLQLQGQWRDHPKFGPQFQVNQYRETKPATLTGIEKYLGSGLIKGVGPVTAKRIVAHFGLQTLEIIENDIQRLGEAPGVGRKRVRMIASAWEEQKIIKEVMVFLQGHGVSTTHAVKIYKTYRDEAITVVSQNPYRLAQDIWGIGFITADTIARNLGIAPDSQHRYRAGLVHVLATATEEGHCYLPIAELVERGIALLSLKDFTPDAEAIKALLYEMAIGDELVMQGLEGEMVCYRPSLYHAEQNLANRLRQWAALPLSVDSQRVQNWLDRFTAKYQIQLSEQQRQAVELAASSRVLILTGGPGTGKTTTTRTIVALWKAMGRKLALASPTGRAAQRLAEVTGQEAKTLHRLLEFDPRTADFKRGRENPIEADALVIDEASMLDLPLAYALVRAIALDAQLLLVGDIDQLPSVGPGKVLQDLIASEQLPVVRLTAVFRQAASSRIITNAHQINQGNYPELEPIRAQPSSDCLFLQANEPEHVVQGIQDVLQHLIPDLGFIPNQDVQVLSPMIRGQVGTRNLNQVLQAQLNPAGPGRAEVQRGGLTLRVGDRVIQQVNDYDREVFNGDLGIIAAIDLEEQEVTVRFGKRLVTYDSADLNTLTLAWAITIHKAQGSECPVVILPIHTQHYTMLSRNLLYTGLTRARRLAVLVGTRKAIGMAVRQVKDSERYTALNKRLVRGHPG, encoded by the coding sequence ATGGCCTCATACAGGACCGAGCCTGAGTCTAGCGCCGCCCCCAGCCCCGAGGTAAGAACTCAGCCGCTCGAAGTTCTACAGGGTGTGGTTGAGCGCCTGACTTACCATAGTGCTGAGAATGGTTACACGGTGGCTCGCTTACAAGTCCGGGGCGTGCGTGAGCTGACCACCATCGTTGGCAATTTTCCTAATATCCAGGCAGGACAGACTCTGCAGTTGCAGGGCCAGTGGCGAGACCATCCCAAGTTCGGACCGCAATTTCAGGTCAATCAGTATCGGGAAACTAAACCAGCAACTCTAACCGGCATCGAGAAGTATCTGGGCTCTGGGCTGATCAAGGGGGTTGGTCCAGTCACTGCCAAGCGAATCGTTGCGCATTTTGGCCTACAGACTTTAGAAATCATTGAAAATGATATCCAACGCCTAGGGGAAGCACCGGGAGTTGGCAGAAAACGCGTTCGGATGATCGCCAGTGCTTGGGAAGAGCAAAAGATTATCAAGGAAGTGATGGTCTTTCTGCAGGGGCACGGCGTTTCAACAACCCATGCCGTCAAGATTTACAAGACCTACCGCGATGAGGCGATTACTGTCGTCAGCCAGAACCCTTATCGATTGGCTCAAGATATCTGGGGAATCGGCTTTATCACTGCTGATACCATTGCTCGTAATCTAGGCATTGCCCCCGACTCCCAGCACCGCTACCGCGCTGGTCTGGTCCACGTCCTCGCTACCGCTACAGAAGAGGGACACTGCTATCTGCCCATTGCCGAGTTAGTGGAGCGCGGTATTGCCCTGCTGTCCCTCAAGGACTTTACGCCCGATGCTGAGGCGATCAAAGCCTTGCTCTACGAAATGGCGATTGGCGATGAGCTGGTCATGCAGGGGCTAGAAGGCGAAATGGTGTGCTACCGCCCTTCGCTTTACCACGCCGAGCAAAACCTGGCGAACCGACTACGTCAGTGGGCAGCGCTACCTCTGAGTGTCGATAGTCAAAGGGTCCAGAACTGGCTCGACCGCTTCACCGCCAAGTATCAAATCCAGCTCAGCGAACAGCAGCGTCAGGCGGTCGAGCTGGCAGCCTCCAGTCGGGTTCTGATCCTGACCGGCGGTCCTGGGACTGGTAAGACCACTACCACCCGCACAATCGTTGCTCTGTGGAAGGCGATGGGACGCAAACTGGCCTTAGCTTCTCCTACAGGTAGAGCGGCTCAACGTTTGGCTGAGGTGACCGGGCAGGAGGCCAAAACCTTACATCGTCTGCTCGAATTCGATCCTCGAACCGCTGACTTCAAGCGGGGACGGGAGAACCCAATCGAGGCTGATGCCCTCGTAATCGATGAAGCGTCCATGCTTGATCTGCCTCTGGCCTACGCTCTGGTCCGGGCGATTGCTTTGGACGCTCAGTTGCTGCTGGTCGGCGATATTGATCAACTGCCCAGCGTTGGCCCTGGCAAGGTTCTGCAAGATCTGATTGCCTCTGAGCAATTGCCAGTCGTTCGCCTCACCGCCGTCTTTCGTCAAGCTGCCAGTAGCCGCATCATTACTAATGCCCACCAGATTAACCAGGGCAATTATCCTGAGCTTGAACCGATTCGGGCGCAGCCCAGCTCCGATTGCCTATTTTTGCAGGCTAATGAACCTGAGCACGTTGTGCAGGGTATTCAGGACGTGTTGCAGCACTTGATCCCCGACTTGGGCTTTATTCCTAATCAGGATGTGCAGGTACTGTCGCCCATGATCCGAGGGCAGGTGGGTACGCGCAACCTTAATCAGGTGCTGCAAGCGCAGCTTAACCCTGCGGGTCCAGGACGGGCTGAGGTGCAACGAGGAGGGCTGACTCTCAGGGTGGGCGACCGTGTCATCCAGCAGGTCAACGACTACGACCGCGAGGTGTTTAACGGCGATCTCGGCATCATTGCCGCCATTGATCTTGAAGAGCAGGAGGTCACGGTCCGTTTTGGCAAACGGCTGGTGACTTATGACAGTGCTGACCTCAATACCCTGACTTTGGCCTGGGCAATCACCATTCATAAAGCGCAGGGGAGTGAGTGTCCGGTCGTAATTTTGCCGATTCATACACAGCACTACACGATGCTCAGCCGTAACTTGCTCTATACCGGGCTAACCCGAGCCCGACGTCTAGCTGTACTGGTCGGTACCCGTAAGGCGATTGGTATGGCAGTCCGCCAGGTTAAAGACAGTGAGCGCTACACCGCCCTTAACAAACGTCTTGTCCGTGGCCATCCCGGTTAG
- a CDS encoding NINE protein: MSAVKSSERSKSTAYALWCLGFIGLSGFHRVYTGKYLSGTIWLLTWGVFGLGHLVDLLLVPGMVDEYNLKQRLLYGSMTAPRELVLRPGEQATYQLQTDPEAEHNRLVQQLLAVAQQKSGMITVTQGVLATGKSFREVEAALKRLHAEGYAAITNHPVSGAVVYQFDELIE, encoded by the coding sequence ATGAGTGCTGTCAAATCCTCAGAACGCTCAAAAAGTACAGCCTATGCTCTATGGTGTTTAGGGTTTATTGGGCTATCGGGATTCCATCGGGTTTATACCGGCAAGTATCTAAGTGGAACAATCTGGCTTCTGACTTGGGGTGTATTTGGACTGGGTCACTTAGTCGATCTGCTGCTGGTTCCCGGTATGGTCGACGAATACAACCTCAAACAGCGCCTGCTCTATGGCTCAATGACAGCTCCTCGGGAGCTAGTACTACGGCCTGGTGAACAGGCAACCTACCAGCTCCAAACGGATCCGGAAGCAGAGCATAACCGCTTAGTGCAACAGTTGCTGGCTGTTGCGCAGCAAAAGAGCGGCATGATCACAGTCACTCAAGGCGTTCTTGCCACTGGCAAAAGTTTCAGAGAAGTTGAGGCTGCCCTCAAACGCCTACACGCTGAAGGCTATGCAGCCATTACCAACCACCCAGTCAGTGGGGCAGTGGTGTATCAGTTTGATGAGCTGATTGAGTAG
- a CDS encoding cupin domain-containing protein: MPPIAAVSVTSAKAATELRPWGSFTILEEARAYKIKRIEVKPGHRLSLQMHHHRSEHWIVVSGTARVVCGDQETLLGHNQSTYVPPCTNHRLENPGVIPLVLIEVQNGEYLGEDDIIRFQDDYARTEEKASSNGKKK, translated from the coding sequence ATGCCGCCGATTGCTGCAGTATCGGTGACTTCAGCCAAGGCCGCAACTGAGTTGCGTCCCTGGGGCTCCTTCACGATCCTAGAAGAAGCCCGAGCCTACAAGATCAAGCGGATCGAGGTCAAGCCCGGTCACCGTCTTAGTCTCCAGATGCACCACCACCGCAGTGAGCACTGGATTGTGGTTTCTGGAACCGCCCGGGTTGTCTGTGGTGATCAAGAGACCTTACTGGGTCACAACCAGTCGACCTATGTTCCCCCCTGCACCAACCACCGCCTGGAGAACCCTGGCGTGATCCCCCTGGTCCTCATTGAGGTTCAGAATGGTGAATATCTGGGCGAAGATGACATCATTCGCTTCCAGGATGATTATGCTCGCACCGAAGAAAAAGCTAGCAGCAACGGTAAGAAGAAGTAG
- the thiO gene encoding glycine oxidase ThiO, producing the protein MSSLVNPTCDVLIAGGGIVGLATAVELALRGAQVTVLERGQCARAASWAAAGMLAPQAEALPSGPLLELALRSLSLYADWTAKLETLTGLNTGYWPCGILVPLLAEHQNQLSCQERPQDWLSADAIHQLQPGLSAQVIGGRWLAQEGQVDNRLLAQVLLAAALQLGVDVREQVELEQFQSDGDQVRQLLTTAGEFRADHYVLATGAWSYELLKLPVTPRKGQMLALQAPEPPFKRVLYGEDIYLVPRQDGRVVVGATNEAVGFTKGNTVAGISALLKGATTLFPALAELTIAELWWGFRPATPDEAPILGPSPWQNLVLATGHYRNGILLAPITAQLIADFLQTEAVDPLLSAFRWDRF; encoded by the coding sequence GTGAGTTCTTTGGTTAATCCAACTTGTGATGTCCTCATTGCGGGGGGCGGTATCGTGGGTCTGGCCACCGCCGTTGAACTGGCCCTGCGCGGGGCTCAAGTCACGGTGTTGGAACGGGGGCAATGTGCGCGGGCCGCTTCTTGGGCGGCGGCAGGCATGCTGGCACCTCAGGCAGAAGCATTACCCTCTGGCCCCTTGCTCGAGCTGGCCCTGCGTAGCCTGAGTTTGTATGCGGATTGGACAGCCAAACTCGAGACACTGACTGGCCTCAATACCGGTTACTGGCCCTGCGGCATTTTGGTTCCGCTGCTGGCTGAGCATCAAAACCAACTATCCTGCCAAGAACGGCCTCAAGATTGGTTGAGCGCTGATGCGATTCACCAGTTACAGCCTGGTCTGAGCGCTCAAGTTATCGGTGGTCGCTGGTTAGCGCAAGAGGGACAGGTAGACAATCGCCTCCTAGCTCAAGTATTGCTCGCGGCAGCTCTGCAACTGGGTGTTGACGTCCGAGAGCAAGTTGAGCTTGAACAGTTTCAGAGTGATGGTGATCAGGTTAGGCAGCTGCTCACCACAGCAGGAGAATTTCGAGCTGACCATTACGTGCTGGCAACTGGAGCCTGGAGTTATGAGCTACTTAAGCTTCCGGTGACCCCACGCAAGGGCCAAATGCTTGCCTTGCAAGCGCCAGAGCCGCCCTTTAAACGCGTTCTCTACGGGGAGGACATTTATCTGGTGCCTCGGCAAGATGGACGGGTTGTGGTCGGGGCAACCAACGAAGCGGTTGGTTTTACAAAAGGCAACACAGTTGCAGGCATTTCTGCCCTGTTGAAGGGCGCCACTACTCTGTTTCCAGCACTGGCAGAGCTGACAATCGCTGAGTTGTGGTGGGGGTTTCGACCCGCTACGCCCGACGAAGCACCGATTTTGGGACCTAGCCCTTGGCAAAATCTTGTGCTAGCAACCGGACACTACCGCAACGGCATCCTATTAGCGCCGATCACAGCTCAGCTCATTGCCGATTTTTTGCAAACAGAAGCTGTTGACCCCTTGCTCTCCGCTTTCCGTTGGGATCGTTTTTAA